In Candidatus Contubernalis alkalaceticus, the following proteins share a genomic window:
- a CDS encoding DUF6951 family protein, protein MIVVEVDPGICGLMSKITVNSNDEKTAAVDITSDCPAVKAMGEDLKEVDSRKGCLSRIGGSPVYIAAGKRCHAACPVPMAIIKGIEAACGLAIPKDVTIKIYKE, encoded by the coding sequence ATGATCGTGGTTGAGGTGGATCCTGGAATCTGTGGGTTAATGTCTAAAATTACTGTAAATTCAAATGATGAAAAGACTGCAGCTGTAGACATAACTTCTGATTGCCCTGCGGTAAAGGCTATGGGTGAAGATTTAAAAGAGGTAGATTCACGCAAGGGATGTTTATCCAGGATTGGCGGTTCTCCGGTTTATATTGCGGCGGGGAAACGCTGTCATGCCGCTTGTCCGGTTCCTATGGCTATTATAAAAGGGATAGAGGCCGCTTGCGGCCTGGCTATCCCTAAGGATGTTACGATTAAAATATATAAAGAATAA
- a CDS encoding L-lactate permease: MDYSLSFLAFAASIPLLITIILMAIFNWPAVKAMPAAWTAAVLISSLLWMMSPKRILAASILGSLQAFNILLIVFGAILILNTLKKSGAMETINHSFHKISPDKRIQAIIIGWFFGSFIEGAAGFGTPAALGAPLMVGLGFPPLAAAMAALIFNSTAVTFGAVGTPIIGGLGAVLNTPYVREQLPAGLTYGGFLRELGIWSALHHVIIGTFLPLLAVSMLTGFFGEKRSFKEGLEIWPFALFSGLIFTIPYYFMAVYFGPELPSVIGGLLGLGIIIPAASRNFLIPKKAWNFAPPDKWQYRWGKASFSPLNREAPSLSLAISWLPYLLIAIILLVTRLPALKIGPLLRSISLNWNNILGEGINFSLQPLYIPGIIPFTLVAVITVWLHRMKKSEVKEAWLKTIRQMIPTTAALIFTVSMVQVMVMSDVNNSGLDSMMLVMSKTASLTFRDLWPLVSPFIGALGTFISGSSTVSNILFGSFQYQVANELNISRLITAGLQGTGSSIGNMISIHNIVAVLATVGISGVEGEIIKKNFLPAFIYAFLVGIIGLLFTYIIFPHTF, translated from the coding sequence ATGGATTATTCCCTATCCTTCTTAGCATTCGCTGCATCTATTCCCCTTCTAATCACCATTATCTTAATGGCCATTTTTAACTGGCCTGCGGTCAAAGCTATGCCCGCTGCCTGGACTGCTGCGGTATTGATATCCTCTCTTTTGTGGATGATGAGCCCAAAGCGAATTCTAGCCGCCAGCATTTTAGGTTCCCTTCAAGCCTTTAACATACTGCTCATCGTTTTTGGGGCAATACTGATTTTAAATACCTTAAAAAAAAGTGGAGCCATGGAAACGATAAACCACAGCTTCCATAAAATATCTCCGGATAAACGGATACAGGCCATTATTATCGGATGGTTCTTCGGTTCTTTTATTGAAGGGGCAGCAGGATTTGGGACCCCTGCTGCCTTGGGAGCCCCCCTAATGGTTGGTTTAGGATTTCCTCCCCTGGCCGCAGCTATGGCCGCGCTTATTTTCAACAGCACTGCCGTAACTTTTGGTGCCGTAGGGACGCCAATTATTGGCGGCTTAGGAGCTGTGCTCAACACTCCCTACGTTCGGGAACAGCTCCCCGCCGGCCTCACCTATGGAGGATTTTTAAGAGAGTTGGGTATCTGGTCAGCTTTGCACCACGTTATTATAGGCACCTTCTTACCCCTTCTGGCCGTTTCTATGCTAACGGGCTTTTTTGGAGAAAAAAGATCTTTTAAAGAGGGCCTGGAGATATGGCCCTTTGCTCTTTTTTCCGGATTAATTTTTACGATTCCCTATTACTTCATGGCAGTATATTTCGGTCCGGAACTTCCCTCCGTAATCGGCGGGCTCTTGGGTCTGGGCATTATCATCCCGGCCGCCTCCCGAAATTTTTTAATTCCAAAAAAAGCCTGGAACTTTGCCCCTCCCGATAAATGGCAATACCGTTGGGGTAAAGCCAGTTTTTCACCGCTTAACAGAGAGGCTCCTTCTCTTTCTTTAGCCATCTCCTGGCTGCCATACCTGTTAATCGCTATAATTTTGTTAGTTACCCGCCTTCCAGCCCTAAAAATTGGTCCACTGCTTAGGAGTATTTCCTTGAATTGGAACAATATCTTAGGGGAAGGGATCAATTTTTCACTTCAGCCTCTTTATATACCGGGGATTATTCCATTTACCCTGGTTGCTGTAATAACTGTCTGGCTGCACCGCATGAAAAAGAGTGAAGTCAAAGAAGCCTGGCTGAAAACCATCAGACAGATGATTCCTACAACTGCAGCTCTTATTTTTACCGTATCCATGGTACAGGTCATGGTCATGTCTGATGTGAACAATTCAGGTTTAGACAGCATGATGCTGGTCATGTCCAAAACGGCTTCCTTAACTTTCAGAGATTTATGGCCGCTGGTCTCTCCCTTTATAGGAGCTCTGGGAACGTTTATCTCCGGCAGCAGTACTGTTTCAAATATTCTGTTTGGGAGCTTTCAGTACCAGGTAGCCAATGAATTAAATATTTCCAGGTTAATTACCGCAGGTCTCCAGGGCACAGGGAGTTCTATCGGCAACATGATCAGCATTCATAATATTGTAGCTGTCCTGGCTACAGTTGGCATCAGTGGTGTAGAGGGTGAGATAATTAAAAAAAATTTTCTCCCTGCTTTCATTTATGCCTTCCTGGTAGGAATTATAGGCCTTCTGTTCACCTACATAATTTTTCCCCATACTTTTTAA
- the cysK gene encoding cysteine synthase A, with product MNKLCKNILKAVGNTPLIQLQHLAGPKDARVLVKYEGLNIGGSIKTRTALGMIETAEKQGLLNKDSIIVEFTSGNQGIGLSLISAVKGYKCKIVMPENMSLERRKLIASYGAEIVLTPEGENIGDTFDIAREAAKKMAQEDSRVWLANQFGNPANPDIHRLTTAREIVKQAGGPIHAFCSGIGTGGTITGIGEVLKEHYPEVKIIAVEPEEAAVLDGGPIGQHVIQGMGDGIIPDILNKEIIDEIALISDKNALDTARALAREEGLLVGISSGANTWIALQLAKKLGSGKTVVTILPDTGERYLSTILFSSCRDTN from the coding sequence ATGAATAAATTATGCAAAAATATTCTAAAAGCTGTGGGAAACACTCCCCTGATCCAACTTCAACATCTGGCTGGACCAAAAGACGCCCGGGTTTTAGTCAAATATGAAGGACTAAACATCGGGGGCAGTATCAAAACCCGTACGGCCCTGGGAATGATTGAAACTGCTGAAAAACAGGGACTGCTAAATAAAGACTCGATTATTGTCGAATTTACCAGCGGAAACCAGGGGATTGGCCTTTCTTTGATCTCCGCTGTAAAAGGATACAAATGTAAAATTGTTATGCCGGAGAACATGAGCCTGGAAAGAAGAAAATTAATTGCTTCATACGGTGCAGAAATTGTTTTAACCCCAGAAGGTGAAAATATTGGTGATACCTTTGATATTGCCAGAGAGGCTGCTAAAAAAATGGCCCAGGAAGATTCCCGGGTCTGGCTGGCCAATCAATTTGGGAATCCTGCAAACCCTGACATACACCGCCTCACCACTGCCAGGGAAATAGTAAAACAAGCCGGTGGACCAATCCATGCTTTCTGCAGTGGTATTGGTACCGGTGGAACCATTACCGGTATAGGAGAAGTTCTAAAAGAACACTATCCTGAAGTCAAAATAATAGCCGTAGAACCTGAAGAAGCAGCGGTGCTGGATGGCGGACCCATAGGCCAACATGTAATTCAGGGGATGGGGGATGGTATTATACCGGACATATTAAACAAAGAAATTATCGATGAAATAGCCCTGATTTCCGATAAAAATGCCTTGGACACTGCCCGGGCTCTGGCTAGAGAAGAAGGACTTCTAGTGGGGATTTCCTCAGGGGCCAATACCTGGATAGCCCTGCAGTTAGCTAAGAAATTAGGTTCGGGAAAAACTGTGGTAACCATTCTTCCTGATACCGGTGAACGATATTTAAGCACCATTCTCTTCTCCTCCTGCAGGGATACCAATTAA